One stretch of Suricata suricatta isolate VVHF042 chromosome 13, meerkat_22Aug2017_6uvM2_HiC, whole genome shotgun sequence DNA includes these proteins:
- the TNFSF8 gene encoding tumor necrosis factor ligand superfamily member 8: protein MDPRLQQALNRMAPSQDTAMHVPEGSVASHLGTTSRGYFYFTTTALALCLVFAVATIMVLVVQKTDSIPNPPGKFPLKGGNCSGDISCILEKAPFKKSWAYLQVSKHINKSKLSWNKDGIVRGVSYQDGNLVIQFPGWYFIICQLQFLVKCPEHSVDLKLELLINKDVKKQTLVTVCESGVQTKNIYQNLSQFLLEHLQVNTTISVKVDKFQYVDTNTFPLENVLSIFLYSTSD, encoded by the exons ATGGACCCACGGCTGCAGCAAGCACTCAACCGAATGGCCCCTTCTCAAGACACAGCCATGCATGTGCCAGAAGGCTCCGTCGCCAGCCACTTGGGAACCACGAGCCGTGGTTATTTCTATTTCACCACGACCGCGCTGGCTCTGTGTCTCGTCTTTGCTGTGGCGACCATCATGGTGTTGGTAGTTCAGAAGACG gaTTCCATTCCCAACCCACCCGGAAAATTCCCCCTTAAAGGAG GAAATTGCTCAGGGGACATCTCATGTATACTGGAAAAGGCTCCATTCAAGAAGTCATGGGCCTACCTCCAAG TGTCAAAGCATATAAACAAATCCAAGCTGTCTTGGAACAAAGATGGCATTGTCCGTGGAGTCAGCTATCAGGATGGGAATCTGGTAATCCAGTTCCCTGGTTGGTACTTCATCATTTGCCAACTGCAGTTTCTCGTGAAATGCCCAGAACATTCTGTTGACCTGAAGTTGGAGCTTCTCATCAACAAAGATGTCAAAAAGCAGACACTGGTGACAGTGTGTGAGTCTGGAGTGCAAACCAAAAACATATACCAAAATCTCTCCCAATTCTTGCTGGAGCACCTCCAGGTCAATACCACCATATCAGTCAAAGTGGATAAATTCCAGTATGTGGATACAAACACCTTTCCCCTTGAGAATGTGTTGTCCATCTTCTTATACAGTACTTCAGACTGA